A part of Desulfotomaculum nigrificans DSM 574 genomic DNA contains:
- the panD gene encoding aspartate 1-decarboxylase gives MLLFMFKSKIHRATVTEANLNYMGSITIDKELMDAAGILPHEKVQVVNNNNGARLETYVIEGEPGSGVICLNGAAARQAQPGDTVIIIAYTMLTEEEARHFKPKVVMVDENNKISQVINNELPGVCG, from the coding sequence TTGCTGTTATTTATGTTTAAATCTAAAATACATCGGGCCACGGTAACCGAGGCCAATTTAAACTATATGGGCAGCATCACTATTGATAAGGAATTAATGGATGCGGCAGGCATTTTACCCCATGAAAAGGTGCAGGTGGTTAATAACAATAACGGTGCCCGCCTGGAAACCTATGTCATCGAAGGGGAACCCGGGTCCGGCGTCATTTGCCTGAATGGCGCGGCGGCCCGGCAGGCCCAACCCGGGGACACCGTAATTATTATTGCTTATACCATGCTAACTGAGGAAGAGGCCAGGCATTTTAAACCAAAGGTGGTTATGGTGGACGAAAACAATAAAATAAGCCAGGTTATCAATAACGAGCTGCCAGGTGTCTGCGGATAG
- the nadA gene encoding quinolinate synthase NadA, with protein MFLEEKTIRLTEEIKRLKKERNAIILAHVYQRPEVQEVADIIGDSLELSRKAAATDADVIVFCGVHFMAESAAILSPDKIVLLPEETAGCPMADMVTAEQLRAKKKEMPDAVVVAYVNTSAEVKAESDICCTSANAVKIVQSIPADKRIIFIPDKNLGMYVANRTGRPMTLWEGWCNTHDWVTPEEVARAKEEHPEALVLIHPECRPEVTAMADYVSSTTGLIRFAKESDAKEFIVGTESGILHQLYKQCPGKEFYLATRRLVCPNMKATNLEKVRQALATMQPQITVAPDIREKALACLERMLAVK; from the coding sequence ATGTTCCTGGAAGAAAAGACTATCCGGTTAACGGAAGAAATTAAACGACTAAAAAAAGAACGCAATGCCATAATTTTAGCCCATGTTTATCAACGCCCGGAGGTGCAGGAGGTGGCTGATATTATCGGGGACTCCCTAGAGTTGTCCCGTAAAGCCGCCGCCACCGATGCGGACGTTATTGTTTTCTGTGGGGTTCATTTTATGGCTGAAAGTGCAGCCATTTTATCTCCGGATAAAATTGTTCTGTTACCGGAAGAAACCGCCGGCTGTCCCATGGCTGATATGGTTACGGCGGAACAATTGCGGGCAAAGAAAAAAGAGATGCCGGATGCCGTGGTGGTGGCCTATGTTAATACTTCAGCGGAGGTAAAGGCGGAAAGTGATATTTGTTGTACTTCCGCCAATGCTGTAAAAATTGTGCAATCTATCCCGGCCGACAAACGGATTATATTCATCCCGGATAAGAATTTAGGCATGTATGTGGCCAACCGGACCGGACGGCCGATGACCCTGTGGGAGGGTTGGTGCAACACCCACGATTGGGTTACCCCCGAAGAAGTGGCCAGGGCTAAAGAGGAACACCCGGAAGCTCTGGTGCTGATTCACCCCGAGTGTCGGCCGGAGGTTACGGCCATGGCCGATTATGTCTCCAGTACCACGGGTCTCATTAGATTTGCTAAAGAGAGTGACGCCAAAGAATTCATTGTCGGTACAGAATCAGGCATTTTGCACCAACTGTATAAACAATGCCCCGGCAAGGAATTTTATCTGGCCACCAGGCGGTTGGTTTGTCCCAATATGAAAGCCACCAACCTGGAAAAGGTCAGACAGGCGCTGGCCACCATGCAACCGCAAATTACCGTTGCTCCGGACATCAGGGAAAAGGCCCTGGCCTGTTTGGAAAGGATGTTAGCCGTTAAATAA